In Arthrobacter sp. UKPF54-2, the following are encoded in one genomic region:
- a CDS encoding slipin family protein translates to MDITAAVVWLLIIALLLIVARMSIRIVRQYEQGVLFRLGRVIGVRMPGLRFIIPVIDRLHLVSLRIVTMPIQSQGIITQDNVSVDISAVAYYRVIDAVKSVVAIENVAAAINQIAQTTLRKVVGRHSLDQTLSETEHINSDIREILDALTLEWGVEVTLVELKDIQLPESMKRAMARQAEAEREKRAKIIAAEGESIAAAALGEASDTMMAHPLALQLRNLQSLVEIAVDKNSTVVFPAPLMSTIGELSAFLARENQAAQAAATPTRPPLPAPAVVSPDSVQSPVPAPPAKVA, encoded by the coding sequence ATGGACATCACCGCCGCCGTCGTTTGGTTGTTGATCATTGCCTTGCTGCTCATCGTGGCGCGGATGTCGATCCGGATAGTACGCCAGTACGAGCAGGGTGTGCTGTTCCGGCTGGGCCGGGTGATCGGGGTCCGGATGCCGGGCCTGCGCTTCATCATTCCGGTCATCGACAGGCTCCACCTCGTCAGCCTGCGGATCGTGACCATGCCGATCCAGTCGCAGGGCATCATCACCCAGGACAACGTCAGTGTCGACATCTCCGCGGTGGCCTACTACCGGGTGATCGACGCCGTGAAGTCGGTCGTGGCGATCGAGAACGTCGCGGCAGCGATCAACCAGATCGCCCAGACCACGCTGCGGAAGGTCGTCGGCCGGCACAGCTTGGACCAGACCCTGTCCGAGACGGAACACATCAACAGCGACATCCGCGAAATCCTCGACGCCCTCACGCTCGAGTGGGGCGTCGAGGTGACCCTCGTGGAGCTCAAGGACATCCAACTGCCCGAAAGCATGAAGCGCGCGATGGCCCGGCAGGCCGAGGCCGAGCGGGAGAAGCGGGCCAAGATCATCGCCGCCGAGGGCGAGTCGATCGCGGCCGCCGCCCTGGGCGAAGCGTCCGACACGATGATGGCGCATCCGCTGGCCCTGCAGCTGCGGAACCTGCAGTCCCTTGTGGAGATCGCCGTGGACAAAAACTCCACCGTCGTCTTCCCGGCCCCGCTGATGAGCACCATCGGCGAGCTGTCGGCCTTCCTGGCGCGTGAGAACCAGGCCGCACAGGCTGCGGCGACCCCAACACGGCCACCGCTGCCGGCGCCGGCCGTGGTGTCCCCGGACTCCGTCCAGAGCCCTGTCCCCGCACCGCCCGCCAAGGTAGCCTGA